The DNA sequence CAGATTGTTAGTTCTAAGGAATCACCTATTACAACCACAGTAAATCAGGTAGCCGATGCTGTTGTCGGAGTCATAGCTGTGCAGGATGGGCAGGCCATGCAAGGAATATCTAATGAATCAGTAGAACAGGGAACCGGATCAGGTGTAATCTTCCGGAAGACAAACGGCAAAGCGTATATTGTTACAAACAATCACGTAATTGATGGAGCCGATACGGTTGAAATCTCGCTATCGGATAAGGATACGAAGCGCATCAAGGTCAATATTGTAGGTACAGATCCGATTACTGACCTTGCCGTGCTTGAAATTGACGGTACACAGGTGAAGCAGGTAGCGGAATTTGGTGATTCTTCTAAGCTTCAGGTCGGCGAGCGTGCGATTGCAATCGGCAATCCGCTTGGTATGGAATTCTCTCGGACGGTAACTCAGGGAATCATTAGCTCAACGGAGCGTACGATGCCGATTGATCTGAATAAAGATGGTCAGAGCGACTATGATATGAAGGTGATACAGACAGATGCCGCCATTAATCCGGGTAACAGCGGGGGACCGCTTATGAATGCTCAGGGACAGGTAATCGGGATCAACAGCCTCAAAATCGCTAAGGCAGGAGTAGAAGGACTCGGCTTCGCTATTCCAAGTACGGAAGTAAAGCGAATTAGTGATGAATTGATTCAGCATGGTAAAGTGCGCCGTCCTTATATTGGCATTGAGCCGGTCGATCTTGCGCAGATTCCTTCCTATGAATGGAAGAACACGCTCAATCTGCCCGATGAAGTACAGAACGGTGTAATTGTTAGAGAAGCTGTAGAAGAGGGTCCGGCGGCCCAGGCCGGGCTTGCAAAATACGATATCATTGTGCGGATGGACAATCAAACGATTGAAAATTCAGCTCAACTGCGGAAATATCTTTTTGAAAAGCAGGCAGGCGATACGGTTCAAGTCGCTTATTATCGTAACGGCCAGTTGAAAAAAGCTTCGATAAAGCTTGATAACTACTAAGGTCTACCTTTCATCGTCATCCGAAAGTCTCTTTCCTTGCTTGCAGCCAAGCATACAATGTTACAAAAGTTAATGGTATGATAAGCATAAGTAAAATAAAAAGACATAGGTGAAGCGATGGAGCAGGATAAATTACGCAAAATCATTGAGGCCGCCAGATTGTATTATGAATTAGATTACAATCAGCAGGAGATTGCGCAGAAATTGGGCGTATCACGTCCAACCGTATCGCGGTTTTTACAGCAGGCAAAGGAAGAGGGTATTGTTCGCATTGAGATTATTGATCCGTCCGATAGCCTAGAGCAGCTGGCAAGCACGCTTGAGCAGAAATTTAATTTGAAAAAAGTCGTGCTTGTCGCAGTTCCTCACGATGAGAATGCGCTTGTAGCTGAGTATATAGGAAAAGCAGGAGCCGAATACCTGCATGAGGTCGTGAAAGACGAAGACATTATTGGAGTGACGTGGGGTACGACGCTGTATCATCTTGCCCAAGCTCTGAAGCCTAAACCGGTACACGGGGTACAAATCGTCCAATTAAAAGGAGGCATCAGCCACGCTGCAATCAATACGCATGCTTCAGAAATCGTTACGCTTTTTGGTCAAGCTTACGGTACCACGCCTCATCATCTGCCGCTTCCGGCAATTGTAGATCATGTGGTTGTAAAGCAGGCCATCGAAGCCGATCGCCATATCCATAAGGTGCTGGAGATGGGCAAAGAGGCTAACATTGCCGTCTTTACGGTAGGGGGAGTCGGTGCAGATTCACTCCTGCTGCGGTTAGGCTACTTCACCGAAGAAGATCTTCGCCTCATCAAAGCGAGTGCAGCAGGAGATATTTGCTCCCGATTTTTTGATAAAACAGGGAAGATCTGCAGCGAAAGCTTGAACAACCGTACGATTGGACTCGGTCTTGATTATCTTAAGGAAAAAGAACAGGCCATTCTTGTTGCGGGCGGTGCCAAGAAAGTAGAGGGCATTCGAGGTGCGTTAATGGGAGGGTATGCCAATGTATTGGTGACTGATTCGTTTACGGCTCGAACATTGGTGGAAACATAAAAGAAGTGTGCTGAGCGCATTCTATACCGGATGCGCTTTTTTATGACATATATTGAACAAAATTTCTTATTGAACGAAACATATGTTCAAAAGTCATCTGCTTATGGTATAGTAAAGGTGTCATAAAAAACAACTTGAAAGCGTTACCGCGCGACAACATGGAGGAATGAGACATGAATATCGTGTTCATGGCAACTGGGCTGCTGTTGGTGTTTGGGCTGGGGTATTTGGTGAGTTACAATCGTAAAGGAATTCGTATTCGTCCGATTGCTACGATGCTTGTGACGCAGCTTGTGCTTGCATTCTTGTTGCTGAATACGCAGATTGGAGTCAAGTTAATTGCGTTTGTCTCCAACATGTTTGATAAGTTGATGAAGCTTGGGATAGACGGTGTGAATTTCGTGTTTGGCGGGTTGCAGAATGAAGGGGCTTCGAACTTCTTCCTAAATGTTTTAATGCCGATTATTTTTATTTCAGTACTCATCGGTGTGTTGAATCATTTTAAAATTTTGCCGTTTATTATTAAATATGTCGGATTGGCATTAAGCAAGTTGAATGGAATGGGCAAGCTAGAAAATTATATTGCCGTCTCTTCCGCTATTCTCGGCCAATCTGAAGTTTTTCTGACGACGAAGAAACAACTAGGACTTGTCTCAAAAAGAAGACTCTATACGCTGTGTACTTCAGCTATGAGCGCAGTGAGCGTAGCGATTGTCGGCTCCTATATGACCATGCTTGAGCCGCGCTATGTTGTAATCGCGATTATGCTGAATATCTTATCTGCGTTAATCGTTGCAAATATTATTAATCCGTATCGTGTTGAAGAAGAAGGCGACCTGCTTATGGTTGAGGAAGATGAGAAGAAGTTGACGTTCTTCCAGATGGTAAGTGAGAGCATTATGGACGGGCTTAAAATCGCAATTATCGTCGCTGCGATGCTGATCGGTTTTATCGCGCTGATGAATTTGATTAACTACATTTTTACCCTTGTCTTCCATATGTCGTTCCAGACCGTACTTGGCTACTTGTTCGCTCCGATTGCTTTCCTAATGGGTGTGCCGATGCATGAGACCGTACAGGCGGGCAGCATTATGGCAACGAAGCTTGTTACGAATGAATTTGTTGCAATGATGAGCTTTAAGGAGATTGCAAGCGGATTATCGGATAAGACGATCGGGATTGTTTCTGTCTTCTTAGTGAGCTTTGCAAACTTCAGTTCCGTGGGAATTATTACGGGTTCTGTAAAAGCCCTGCAGGAGAAGCAAGGAGATGAGGTTGCCAAGTTTGGTATGAAATTGCTGTACGGCTCTACGCTAGCATCAATTTTGTCTGCGACCATGATGGGTGTATTCTTATAGGATAGACGTAAGTCTGAAGCACATGAATCATTGAAAGGAGCAACACATATGACAAACGAACAAATTGCTCGGATGATTGACCACACACTATTAAAGGCTGACGCAAAAAAAGCGGATATTGTCAAGTTGGCAGAAGAAGCGAAGCAGCATCGCTTTGCTTCTGTATGCGTCAACCCCGCTTGGGTACGGACGGCGGCGGAAGTATTGAAGGATGCGCCGGATGTAAAGGTTTGTACTGTAATCGGCTTCCCGCTCGGAGCCTCCACGCCAGAAGTGAAGGCGTATGAGACAAAGGATGCGATTGAGAACGGGGCGGATGAAGTTGATATGGTTATTAACATCGGTGCGCTAAAAGGCGGGCAGGATGAACTGGTGGCGCGCGATATTCAAGCTGTTGTAGACGCGGCAAAAGGCAAGGCGCTTACAAAGGTCATTATCGAAACATGCCTGTTAACGGAAGAAGAAAAAGTGCGGGCATGCGAATTGTCAGCAAAGGCAGGCGCAGATTTCGTAAAAACATCAACCGGATTCTCTACAGGCGGTGCAACAGCGGAGGATGTAGCATTAATGCGTAAAACAGTCGGAGCGGATATGGGTGTGAAAGCATCCGGCGGTGTCCGGAGCCGCGAAGATGTACTGGCTATGGTACAGGCAGGAGCGACACGGATTGGCGCAAGCTCAGGGGTTGCTATTATGCAAGGTGAAACATCGCAAGATAAATACTAATGATGTCCTGTAGATGAAGGGCGTCCCTATCACATTAAGGAGGTGAGCGCCGTCATCGCACATATAGCGGTAACGGCCTAGACATGAGCGTTCATATTGGAGCGAAACAAGGAGAGATTGCAGAAAGCATTTTATTGCCCGGTGACCCGCTTCGCGCAAAATACATTGCCGAGACATTTCTTGAAGGGGTAACCTGCTACAATGAAGTGCGCGGAATGCTTGGATTTACCGGCACTTATAAGGGAAAACGCATCTCTGTCCAAGGAACAGGTATGGGCGTCCCTTCTATTTCCATCTATACGAATGAGCTGATTCGTGAGTATGGCGTGAAAAATTTGATTCGTGTAGGTACATGCGGCGGAATTCAGAAAGACATTCGTGTGCGCGATGTGATTCTAGCGATGACATCCTGCACGGACTCAAATATAAATCGGCTTGCATTTCCTGGTTTTGATTTTGCTCCATGCGCCGATTTTGACCTGTTAAAAACAGCATATGAAGTGGGCGTAGAAAAGGGGCTGCACGTTCGTGTAGGCAATATCCTGACAGCTGATGTATTTTATCGTGATAGCATGGATATGGTGAAGAAGCTTGCCGAACACGGAGTATTGGCCGTCGAGATGGAGTCAACAGCACTGTATACGATTGCAGCCAAATATGGCGTCCATGCCTTATCCATCTTAACGGTAAGCGATCATATCTTTACCGGAGAGGAGACAACGTCAGAAGAGCGTCAGACGACATTTAACGATATGATTGTAATGGCGCTTGAGACAGCCGCTGCACAAACAGCATAAAGATAAATCAGCACAGCATGAGGATGTACTTCTAGAGAGGTATATCCTCTTTTTTTGTAAAAGCAGAGCTGACAGCGGCGGACTTGTAACCATCTTTTCCCAAACATATAATAGAGTACGAAGAAAGGCATGCTCTATATGTAATGAGGTTAGATAATGACAAAGAAGCGATTCAAAATAAGGCATATATGGGTATTGGCAGTTATACTGGGCTTGATGTGTGTAGTGCTTATCCATCTGCCCATCTATGTATTCTCTAATTGGGAGAAGCGCCATGCGATGCTGCGTCTAGAAGATATAACACCAGGAGGAATATATGCGTCGCGTGATGATATAGGCAAGCTGCGTGCAGTTTTTTCTTATTTGCATACACAGCGTGTTCCCTTTGCTGTGGCGGTTATTCCACGCGCTATGTATCTGCTTCCCGATGGTACCCGTTATGAAAAGGGGATTGATGATGCCGTCCCCGATGAAGAGACGCAGCACCTGATTCGCCTGCTGCAGACGGCACAGAAGAAGGGCGCTGTTCTTGGCATGCACGGCTATACGCATCAATTTGGAGCGCACAAACGTCCGGATGGCGGACAGGATACAGGCATCGGCAATGAATTTGCGGTGAGTGGAGCGCCGCAAACATATACGGCTGATTATGCCGCACATAGGATGGAAGCGAGTCTGTCCGCGTTTAAAAAAGCAGGACTTACCCCCGCTTTCTGGGAGTCGCCTCACTATCATGATACCTGGGTACAGGAGGAAGTATTTCGTTCTTACATGGGGATTTTATATCAAC is a window from the Aneurinibacillus sp. REN35 genome containing:
- a CDS encoding S1C family serine protease produces the protein MGYYRDENTQKEKGRGGCARSFFSAIAGAMMGGLLVLLLLPSLVKTGYVSLSSQGVQNQPAASTPASQIVSSKESPITTTVNQVADAVVGVIAVQDGQAMQGISNESVEQGTGSGVIFRKTNGKAYIVTNNHVIDGADTVEISLSDKDTKRIKVNIVGTDPITDLAVLEIDGTQVKQVAEFGDSSKLQVGERAIAIGNPLGMEFSRTVTQGIISSTERTMPIDLNKDGQSDYDMKVIQTDAAINPGNSGGPLMNAQGQVIGINSLKIAKAGVEGLGFAIPSTEVKRISDELIQHGKVRRPYIGIEPVDLAQIPSYEWKNTLNLPDEVQNGVIVREAVEEGPAAQAGLAKYDIIVRMDNQTIENSAQLRKYLFEKQAGDTVQVAYYRNGQLKKASIKLDNY
- a CDS encoding NupC/NupG family nucleoside CNT transporter; translation: MNIVFMATGLLLVFGLGYLVSYNRKGIRIRPIATMLVTQLVLAFLLLNTQIGVKLIAFVSNMFDKLMKLGIDGVNFVFGGLQNEGASNFFLNVLMPIIFISVLIGVLNHFKILPFIIKYVGLALSKLNGMGKLENYIAVSSAILGQSEVFLTTKKQLGLVSKRRLYTLCTSAMSAVSVAIVGSYMTMLEPRYVVIAIMLNILSALIVANIINPYRVEEEGDLLMVEEDEKKLTFFQMVSESIMDGLKIAIIVAAMLIGFIALMNLINYIFTLVFHMSFQTVLGYLFAPIAFLMGVPMHETVQAGSIMATKLVTNEFVAMMSFKEIASGLSDKTIGIVSVFLVSFANFSSVGIITGSVKALQEKQGDEVAKFGMKLLYGSTLASILSATMMGVFL
- a CDS encoding sugar-binding transcriptional regulator is translated as MEQDKLRKIIEAARLYYELDYNQQEIAQKLGVSRPTVSRFLQQAKEEGIVRIEIIDPSDSLEQLASTLEQKFNLKKVVLVAVPHDENALVAEYIGKAGAEYLHEVVKDEDIIGVTWGTTLYHLAQALKPKPVHGVQIVQLKGGISHAAINTHASEIVTLFGQAYGTTPHHLPLPAIVDHVVVKQAIEADRHIHKVLEMGKEANIAVFTVGGVGADSLLLRLGYFTEEDLRLIKASAAGDICSRFFDKTGKICSESLNNRTIGLGLDYLKEKEQAILVAGGAKKVEGIRGALMGGYANVLVTDSFTARTLVET
- the deoC gene encoding deoxyribose-phosphate aldolase, yielding MTNEQIARMIDHTLLKADAKKADIVKLAEEAKQHRFASVCVNPAWVRTAAEVLKDAPDVKVCTVIGFPLGASTPEVKAYETKDAIENGADEVDMVINIGALKGGQDELVARDIQAVVDAAKGKALTKVIIETCLLTEEEKVRACELSAKAGADFVKTSTGFSTGGATAEDVALMRKTVGADMGVKASGGVRSREDVLAMVQAGATRIGASSGVAIMQGETSQDKY
- the deoD gene encoding purine-nucleoside phosphorylase; translation: MSVHIGAKQGEIAESILLPGDPLRAKYIAETFLEGVTCYNEVRGMLGFTGTYKGKRISVQGTGMGVPSISIYTNELIREYGVKNLIRVGTCGGIQKDIRVRDVILAMTSCTDSNINRLAFPGFDFAPCADFDLLKTAYEVGVEKGLHVRVGNILTADVFYRDSMDMVKKLAEHGVLAVEMESTALYTIAAKYGVHALSILTVSDHIFTGEETTSEERQTTFNDMIVMALETAAAQTA